A genomic window from Populus nigra chromosome 7, ddPopNigr1.1, whole genome shotgun sequence includes:
- the LOC133699626 gene encoding protein RER1A-like, with protein MGGFGDENVSVVSPVARWEHDAWRMYRFYLDKATPHAVYRWIGTLVIVAVYCSRLYYVRGFYIIVYGLGVYIVNLLSGFLSLLVDPEHADGPLLPTSCSDEFKPLIRRLPEFKFWYSFTRAFIIAFAITFFPVFDVPVVWSILLCSWTLLFVITMGYQIRYLIRYKCTLFNIGKQKYGGKKSSASNNVSCVA; from the exons ATGGGAGGATTTGGGGATGAGAATGTCTCAGTGGTGTCACCTGTTGCTCGATGGGAACATGATGCATGGAGGATGTATAGATTTTATCTGGATAAGGCTACACCTCATGCTGTCTATAGGTGGATTGGGACTCTTGTTATAGTGGCTGTCTATTGTTCACGACTTTATTACGTTCGAGGGTTTTACATCATTGTTTATGGGCTCGGGGTATACATAGTGAATTTGTTAAGTGGGTTTTTGTCACTTCTGGTTGATCCTGAACATGCAGATGGTCCTTTGCTTCCGACAAGTTGTTCCGATGAATTCAAGCCACTCATCCGCCGGCTTCCAGAGTTCAAATTCTG GTACTCCTTCACAAGGGCATTCATCATCGCTTTTGCGATTACATTCTTTCCAGTGTTTGATGTTCCTGTCGTTTGGTCTATATTGCTCTGTTCCTGGACTCTTCTTTTTGTCATCACAATGGGGTATCAAATTAGATACTTGATCAGATACAAGTGTACCCTATTCAACATTGGAAAGCAG AAATACGGTGGTAAGAAATCATCTGCAAGTAACAATGTTTCCTGCGTGGCCTGA